The Fimbriimonas ginsengisoli Gsoil 348 genome window below encodes:
- a CDS encoding response regulator, which produces MAKILLVEDNEMNRDMLSRRLMRRGYEVSIAIDGESGLALVGTEKPDLILMDMSLPILDGWEVTRRLKANPLTQRIPVIALTAHAMSSDRDKAMEAGCDDYDTKPVELPRLLEKIEALLTMSASPSGEV; this is translated from the coding sequence ATGGCGAAAATACTTTTGGTCGAAGACAACGAAATGAACCGCGACATGCTTTCCCGAAGGCTTATGCGGCGGGGCTATGAGGTGAGCATCGCCATCGACGGCGAAAGCGGTCTGGCCCTCGTGGGCACCGAGAAGCCGGACCTCATCCTCATGGACATGAGCTTGCCGATCCTCGATGGCTGGGAGGTTACGCGGCGGCTCAAAGCGAATCCGCTCACCCAGCGGATTCCTGTCATCGCTCTGACCGCCCATGCGATGTCGAGCGACCGGGATAAGGCGATGGAGGCTGGGTGTGACGACTACGATACCAAACCGGTCGAGCTGCCTCGGCTGCTAGAAAAGATCGAAGCACTGCTGACGATGAGTGCGAGCCCCTCGGGGGAGGTGTGA